The genomic DNA TTACGTTTACGTTTTAAAATTTGTATCGTGaaggataataaaaaaaaaaacggttttaCGGTCTTCTTAAAAATGTCAATCTGTGTTTATAGGTATCACAGTGGGTCTGACCTCAATACCACAGGGCATCGCATATGCTATGGTCGCCGGTTTGCCTCCACAGGTAAAAtacttctttattatttacgCTCTAtgatttcattttgaaattttgtCACACCTACAGAAATTTTTGAACCCCATTGCACATAATGTGACCAAGCATAATGATACCTTAATTGCCAAACCAACTAACTCCTTATGAGCAAATTTTTTAGGAGACACTTAAAACTCTTTCATATTTTGTTCCATATAatgcttaaaaaaaattgcaaaatttGGAGTTGGTTTGCCAATCAAGGTATCGATAAAGAAATTCGTAAAGATTTTAGAagagtacataattatttcttcatatgattactcaaactattccttagtaacgattttgtgttgcaacaattgctaaggactggtttaagtaacaattaaatgactctgagaatGACGGTAAGCCCCTAGTGACATTCAAGAATAAgataaatacctaaattaattaattctagtTCATTCTACTAGATACCTACTAACTACAATGGTAGTTCTATTGTTCCTAACAATaacatattaggtacttactatagtttttaaaataatatcttcaaaCAAACCCATTTATATTCCATTCTTCTAAGCCATCCAATTCTTCTGTATTCCAGGTGGGCCTCTACTCCAGCATATTCCCTGGCCTCATGTACATGCTGTTCGGTAGCTGCAAGGATGTCACCGTTGGTCCAACCGCTATCCTAGCAGCGTTGCTTGCCAAGTACGTCGCCAGGTCGGCTGACTTCGCGTATCTGGCTGCTTTTCTATCAGGATGCTTTATACTGCTGCTAGGGATACTACAGTTAGGTGAGTAGCTTGTTATTGGTAGATTAAATCACCTTGAAAGGGTCAAAAACGTTAGGAAATCCTTTTTGGGCTCTAAAAGATCAAGATTTTTATGTTCGCGCGTACCTTCATGATCTTATGTTCGCGTTTACCTCAAAAAGTAACTTTGTACAGAAGATTTCATTGACCTTAATGTGTCGTGTAAACTTTATCGATTTATGAGTTCCTGGTGTTATGGCTCAGTGCCATTTCACTCTTTCCTTAATACTAAATGCAGGGCCCTTCGGGTTATGAGGAAATGTCtcattactttaaacatttatttggtaCTATGTTGCAATAGGGAAGGTACCTATTATATGACTCGTTTTTGTGCAGTAGCGGCAATTTGCACCTTTATCTACTCCTAAAAATGGGAGTAAATGGACGAGTTTCCTTTGTTATCTTATCACACAGTGAAGCCCTTGAAGTCAAGAAGGTGCCACCTAGAATATGCACGTGACGACTTGTAATGTAATCCTTGTAAGAGCAGTTTCACTACTTTTAAGTAGTCgtcataataataacattggTATTAAATGGGCTTTTGATGGATTTACTTTTCcccagttatattattatgaaaacattctagttaataatagtaatatttaatttatatattcgATGTCCTAAACGCATAGTACTTGCTTGTTCTGTCCTGGCTTTTTCAATCTAAGTCAGATAATAATTATCCTTTACAATTCTATTGTAAACCTTATCACGTGTTCAGAAGGTGTACACAAATGGCATAACGCAGTTTATAGCTGTTACatcgttgaatgaaaacaacAATGCgtacttagtacttatttaGAATTACAACTTTAATGTTTCGCACACTTCATgactcacaaaataataaaaatgaaaccgTCAATCGAGAATATCGCGTTGCATCGCGTATTCAAATTTCTCCATTTGCATATCTATCGAATGTAAACAACTCCTTCGGCATCTGTCGCCCTGTTACGCAAAGAGAAAGTGCTGTTTATGCTAATGTGTGAAGAGACACTGAACTTCTTGAGTTCAATGCAATGAATGACTTTTTGTTGACACGTTGAATAATACTGcctacctaataattatagaattttttgggtacatttaattaattatttgccaatatttaacattttttaatgttgttcAGTCGCATTTAATTTTTTCTGGTATTTCTTACTTTCTTTGTTCGGCTTTAGAAATACCAGGATAACAGCGCGTTATAGAAGTAcgtaggtatatgtatttttagaaTAGGTGCTGTAGGATCAAATTCATCTTTTCCAGAAACTAGCTGAAGTAACCTTGAAGTGTTTTCGCGACAACTTTTTGTTGtatcaactttttttattaagagcTATTGTACTTATTggaactaattttattaatttagccTTGAACTCATTATAGAAGCGAGAATGTAACTGTGCATTCGTGcatgaaattaagaaaaatatagtttcGGGAACAATGCGGTGAAAAATAATGCAGTGATACAAGATAAAAGAAGATGAGGAAAGAGCAGATGTATCAATATAGAGAAAGCGTAAAAATGTAGTTAATAAAGtctttcattaatattataataatgtttttgtgacCATTTTCAGGTTTTCTTCTGGACTTTATATCGAAACCGGTTATCAGTGGGTTCACGACAGCAGCCGCCTTGCAGATTAGCGCATCACAGCTAAAGTCTTTGTTTAGGATATCAGGTAAGAGAAAAAAAATGCAGAAAAGAGATTGACGACCTTTTCTTGAGGAGGGATTTTCATTATATTCAACGATTCATTACCATCGACATCTGGacatagccttcctcaatagtATACCAGAGAGTTTGATCTTCAGCTCTTCTTGTCCTAAGACTGCCAGGCAATTTGCTTTTGGTACATTAAATAGAAATTCAAAACTTTACTAGAAATAATACCTTGTTTAATCTTCATTATATTGATTTACAAATTCGTCATACCTTGTTAATTTTTTGTCATAGTAGGAAATACCGAATCGCGTATTAGCGAAATAGATACGTTCTAAAATTGATTGAATTGACgacagtaaataatataaattttcgtccttaggtaggtatagtcgtttgttaataatattttccaatCAATGCAACAATCTGTGGCTATATAGAATCATAGGTATAATAATAGATTTtgttctgtaaaataaatacataacttaATATAACATCAACCtagttcatttaatattattgctcCTTCTAATTACCATACTATTTGCTATTACAGGTTCATCAGGCAACACATTCTTCGATGCCATAATAAACTTCTTCGAAAACATCAAGACAGTACAGCTATGGGACACAGTGTTAGGAATCAGCACGATTATTGCCTTACTCCTACTAAAAGTAAGTGATGAAATGATATTTCTTCATCCAATCTTAAACCATTTCGCAAAATTAATCTAGATAGGAAAAAAGTTACTTAATTTTCTGGCTAATTTGGCTCGTGTTGATTGAGCTCGAAAGATCAAGGTCTCAGGATTGACTCTTGAGTTAATTTCTCAATAAGTAGTAGGTATCTCGAAAAGCGGTATTTTGCCCAGGGATGGTCTCTTACTGGCTTTATACTGGTGAAAATTAGTTGTTTTTTGTGCgtaatatttgattattattatagcttTCTGTCTCATATATTTCAGCGTGCTACAATCAAGGTATCAGAGACGGCGACTCCATTCGCGTCCCGCATGGCAGCGTGCTGGCTCAATGTTGTGCGCGCACGAAATGCTCTCGTGGTCTTCGCAGCCGCCATACTTGCCTTCATTCTCAATTTAAAAGACATCACGCCGTTTGCACTGACTGGTTAGTACATAATTTCTTATATGTCATGTACTCCTGGTAGGCACTCAAGAAGTTTGGTctacttttttcttattttatgtttgtaatttttttataacaaaaatattatttatttagaaaagttgaaaaataacattaatttctaTAGTTAACACAATCTAAGAGGTTAACTCTGACATCCGCCATGTAGTGAGCGGTAAATAAGTGGTGGAACATTTTCGTCTCGctctaaaatattttctgtctTTATCGCGTTACCAAACTATCTCTTTCTATtagacaaaagtaaaataatcgtTTGCTTCCTTTTTCTAGAATTTTGGAATACCCTTTGCTTGTTGTGTGCCTAGTTCTGTCATAATGccctgaaataaaaatacatttgagaCTCGACCACGAAGCGaccattaatttagttttatttttctgtcttTTCAGGTACAATCCATGGTGGTCTGCCCAAATTCGGGCCGCCGCCGTTCAGCACAGTAGTCAACAACCAAACGCTTAACTTTGAAGACATGCTGGCCGTCTTCGGAGGAGAAGGAATCGTGATGCCACTCGTAGCTATACTGGAGAGTATAGCTATTGCCAAGGCATTTGGTGAGTGCACATAATATACAATTCTTCTTTTCTCTTTGCAGCGATGTTACTTATAAAAGTATATTATGACAGAAGAAATACTTCTACATTTGGCTAGGTTTATTTACTTATCTTAATTAGCATTAggtacgtgtcgtaatgtgcacctctgcctaccccttcggggataaaagacatgaCGTCTCGTGTTATTTACTAATCTTAATGTTTCTTCTTATATCCCTTGTTGGTCTTTCACAGTAAAGCCAAGGTTTTGTCCAGGGTTTTTCTCTGCAGCTTTCTCCCAGGGTTCCctgtaaaaatattcttatttctaTGCAGCGGGCAGCACAACAGTGGACGCGACACAGGAGATGTTGGCCATCGGCATGTGTAACGTGGTGTCGTCCTTCGCACAGAGCATGCCTTCTACCGGCTCCTTTACTCGCACCGCACTCAACCACGCCAGCGGAGTTGTCACTCCTGCTGGCTGCTTTTTTAAAGGTGAGACACAATTATGttcttttaagtttattagatttttttaaaatacattttttaatgactgcctcgttggccgagtggctgtaagtgcgactgccgggcaagggaactcgggctcgattcccgggtgaagtaatactgggcttttttcggtttttcgaaaatttctcagtggtagcacggagactgAAAATGctcccggtatatggcaataggctcaccaccatgggacatattacatgggacttaatgGTGGTGGTAAAGACATAATGgacataaatggtgaaatgtgggtgtacattggcattatgtgccataatgtgcacctatgcctactccttcggggatcaaaggcgtaacgttataataataataataaaacattttttttattcacaatattTCTGTTCCCAGCCATGTTGGTATTACTAGCGGTGACGCTATTGGCTGACGCCTTCTACTTCATCCCGCGCGCGACGCTGGCCGGCATTATAATCGTCGCCATGTTTTCCCTCATGGAAGTCACCATAATTAAACAGTTGTGGCGGAATAGTAGtaagtattatttgttttggcTTCTCATGTTGAATATTCTAGTATAAGTTGGTACCTAACTGGGTCATTGTTTAGTCTCTCTCGATTGCTTTTCCTAACTAGCGATGACTTGCTTGGTGTTTCTGAGATCCTGGTAGTTCTTTATTTTTACCTACTAATGATAGTGATCTGAGGAGAATGTTTGTAAactacactcggcgtcacaaaaagcgcacctctttaaaagttaTCTTCATAatcattttaaccctattaatcaatggcagacatatgactgtaaggtatcattgaaaaggcaattcatttaagtttaagaataaatcaatggatttggttttttgtttaccagggaataaaaaagcaagcaaattcaaatgattaaaaagttacattttattttagcaaataagtccttaaaacaacttaaaacctagtgttaccctccctagccctgatgactgctcccatgctttctctcatggacgaattaatgtgacaacagtctcttaaggaatgttatcccattctgaatattttgacaacatttttttaacgttacgtgctgatgagatctgttgtgtttaggaattctaactgtggttaatttaaaggtcgttaaacgtactttcaattgataccaatattaataaggtgtaatgtattcgttactggcgggacatgttttaaacttacaattttccaagaggtgcgatttttgtgacgccgagtgtataaCAACTTTTATAAGTatctaacgcccgaatactcaaacggtactcaattttaaagcattaactgccgaaagaaaactgttgaaggcaaatcctccgctaagcgttggtcaccagtgtccgacgtggcggttaacgtgttaagctGTACTtgaatatcgtgctatctctgtcattttataaagatttgatagtgacagaactacatttgagagcgtcttaaaattgagtagcgtttgtgtATTCGGGCATTGCGTAAGtttatttgtacattttataataaagaaatggtTATTAAGTGCGTTGTGGTGTCCAGAGTTGGAGCTGTGCGTGTACGCGGTGACGGTGGTGTGCGGCGCGGCGTGCGGGCTGGAGTACGGCATCCTGGCCGGCGCCGCCGCCGACGTGGCGCGCGCActcgcccgcgccgcgcgcccgccGCTGCACGGGACCGCCTTCAAGGTACACGATGTTTTTCatttcagagtcatttaatagttacttaacccagtccttagcaattgttttcgaaacaaaatcgttactaaggaatagtttaagtaatcatttaatgtttttaatatggtAAGTCTAGGTCAGGTCAATGTATCCTAGCCTTGTAGTGCTAAGTGACTAGAGTGAGTTGGAAACGAATAGCTGCTACAGGGCTGACACGGAAATCAAAACATTTCTACATGTATAATCTCCATTTTGCACCtgaaaataaaagtcaaattgaattcTACGTTAAATATAAACTGGACTTATTTACAATTGCCTCTAATAGGTGGGCAACCAAGACTGCGTGTCGCTGAGCCTGCCGGGCTGCCTGTCGTACGCCAGCGCGGAGCACGTACAACACAAGGTGCGCCGCCTGGTGTcgcccgccgccgccgtcgTCGTCATGGACGGCCGGCATCTGTATGCCATGGACTTGGGGGTCGCTGAGGTAAACTGGATATttggaaacatattttttttatttatgaaacgccggtaaacgagcagacgtatcgcctgatggtaagcaatcgccgccgcccatggacacttgaaacaccagaggcgttacaagtgcattgccggctatttgggggttaggaatttaagggttgttgttcgggaatcggggattgggaagggggaattgtgCCGGTCCTTTCGTGCTGAAGCATtgttctcccacactttatatcataatcatcagctTGATATCTTGATATCTTCTTTTGTTGTctgatttcaaaaataaaaggtaGACATTCTTATTTTCATTTCCTTTCCAGAACTTAGTATCTGTGATAGTAGATCTAGAGAAGGAAGGCCACAGGTTCTTACTGTGGAACTTCAGACGGAGCCATCGACTGCTGATGGAAGACCTCCACACAGGGTTTGAGGCTCGCTTCGTGGACGGACCCAGTATTGATCAGCATATTTTAAGTAAGAAAGTGTTTCAATATTTTCCCTATATATTAAAGAAGGTAGTAgtaagtacctttaaccgacgagcatgcatgaaaagactgatgactgttgatgaggCGAAAGAGgttatgtaagagtcgtagcaattggtggcATGAgcttattttatgtatgtatatttcctAACTACAAGTATCATTTACTAGGATAACATAAATCAGAAGAGATTTTTTCCAGTTGGCAATGGTCAAGCCGATTTCAAGACTAATATTTCACGACTGTGAAGCTTCTACGTAATGAAGCTCAGGTAAGTGTGGAGAGCGGTATTgacagaataaattaatttataaatcaatgCGTTTTGGTACTTGGGTCATTTTCTCTTTATACTCTTTTAAAATCTATTCTTTCTACCCTGCATGACTTTCACCGCTATACTAACTCTCCACACGTACCAGGCTTCTATAAATGACAAGGAGTCGGTTCTTTATAGTAAACCCTGATTTATTCTTAATACAATTATCTCAATTTCTGTGataaatactgttttattttatttacaggttTGGATATCATTCGATAAGACGCAAGATCATACATAGCCAAGCTCAATGAATTTAAAAGACTATTGTGAAGTTTTTCTACTACTATGTTCATTCCCTCAGTTATTGTGATTGCTAGGAAACATTACCTTTGAGTATTTCCATTGTTATATGGTATTTAAAGTGGATTGAATAACAGTATCTGTCCATAAGATAGAAGTGGTCCCGCCAATAACTATTCCAtgttataaataacatattataactGTTACAactgctatatttttataataaatatcgtgagatatactaaattaacaaaaaaatcacgatttactcacgtatatcaatggagaaaagctctactagtttcgagtcacggagGGACTCTTCACGtctgcacgctgctcataatgaagagttcCTTTagagagcttttctccattaatatacgtgagtaaaccgtgatttctaGTTAAGTTTTAActgctataataattataacagttacttagctataaaaatatagttttacattccaataaatatgtaattatctacataaaatatcaatttgtaaGTGATACAAAATGTGATATTGGGTAAtcgttataaatatgtaataggtGTGAAGAATCtgacttttttattgatttgttatGTTTTGCTGAAACTTTTTCTATCAAAGTAGacttttaaggtaagcgtccacaagcctgcatcgtacgcatcgcatatagGCATTACCGAAGATGCGGTCGGGGGCggtgtatgagtttctatacaagacaaactaaaatccgttgcgtgcgatgcgtacgatgcgggcctgtagacgcttacctttaatatGAATTCCAACGCAATGgtgctttattttatactaattatgtatattttggaGTTTttaagtaccggtaaactatggcaactttaccggacccttggcaactttaccatactataggtattcagtataaacacatttatctaaaaatatacccactagaattctgttttgtaatagtagtattttttagacattaaaaggaaatatttactatattttgcgtagacgcaagactgttATTAtaccagtaatggccgtcacagtgtagtgcgtgaaaatgtgctaaaagttagtagttcctaaattgtgctcacagagccttaattatatgtcacaggtgagtgaaattttgatcttgaatgtataatatagttgggattactgttgtaatgtcagcaattgctttttctttaatttattggtaaataatcgcttcggtaatgttgacacaggttaggtaaagttgccacggcctgctttgtggcaactttacctacagttagggttggcaataaatgtttttttcttgtttgtgtgtatgtaaccattttcgaatacctaaatttcccagcataatagtgaatatcctggatgataagttataatgtatttaataataccttttgttttagagccaaaatggctcacatgaaacaaaaccgcagataactcggagttagacaatataaaaagtatacgaaagtaatgttaaaattagataTGGAGAttgtgaagtcaaaaaattaaaaagtcaaaagattaaacattattttgtagcctttttttacaattttaaacataaatacttaaaattttagaacttaatttagtttaaaagggaacaatatttatgtcagatatttatgcttttttttacttcaggtttaaggtttatatatattttttttaaatatacatgtcataaaaataattctcattttttgacaaccccgagcgtaacaaattatttgtatgtaaattacgatgaaacccgtggcaacttt from Spodoptera frugiperda isolate SF20-4 chromosome 26, AGI-APGP_CSIRO_Sfru_2.0, whole genome shotgun sequence includes the following:
- the LOC118264686 gene encoding sodium-independent sulfate anion transporter-like isoform X3 — protein: MDADDPRRPLLGNAQANSRLRRVAAKLCSIESWKRRLPITIWLPKYSFEYLLRDAIAGITVGLTSIPQGIAYAMVAGLPPQVGLYSSIFPGLMYMLFGSCKDVTVGPTAILAALLAKYVARSADFAYLAAFLSGCFILLLGILQLGFLLDFISKPVISGFTTAAALQISASQLKSLFRISGSSGNTFFDAIINFFENIKTVQLWDTVLGISTIIALLLLKRATIKVSETATPFASRMAACWLNVVRARNALVVFAAAILAFILNLKDITPFALTGTIHGGLPKFGPPPFSTVVNNQTLNFEDMLAVFGGEGIVMPLVAILESIAIAKAFAGSTTVDATQEMLAIGMCNVVSSFAQSMPSTGSFTRTALNHASGVVTPAGCFFKAMLVLLAVTLLADAFYFIPRATLAGIIIVAMFSLMEVTIIKQLWRNSKLELCVYAVTVVCGAACGLEYGILAGAAADVARALARAARPPLHGTAFKVGNQDCVSLSLPGCLSYASAEHVQHKVRRLVSPAAAVVVMDGRHLYAMDLGVAENLVSVIVDLEKEGHRFLLWNFRRSHRLLMEDLHTGFEARFVDGPSIDQHILSLDIIR
- the LOC118264686 gene encoding sodium-independent sulfate anion transporter-like isoform X2, with the translated sequence MIEVIGNAQANSRLRRVAAKLCSIESWKRRLPITIWLPKYSFEYLLRDAIAGITVGLTSIPQGIAYAMVAGLPPQVGLYSSIFPGLMYMLFGSCKDVTVGPTAILAALLAKYVARSADFAYLAAFLSGCFILLLGILQLGFLLDFISKPVISGFTTAAALQISASQLKSLFRISGSSGNTFFDAIINFFENIKTVQLWDTVLGISTIIALLLLKRATIKVSETATPFASRMAACWLNVVRARNALVVFAAAILAFILNLKDITPFALTGTIHGGLPKFGPPPFSTVVNNQTLNFEDMLAVFGGEGIVMPLVAILESIAIAKAFAGSTTVDATQEMLAIGMCNVVSSFAQSMPSTGSFTRTALNHASGVVTPAGCFFKAMLVLLAVTLLADAFYFIPRATLAGIIIVAMFSLMEVTIIKQLWRNSKLELCVYAVTVVCGAACGLEYGILAGAAADVARALARAARPPLHGTAFKVGNQDCVSLSLPGCLSYASAEHVQHKVRRLVSPAAAVVVMDGRHLYAMDLGVAENLVSVIVDLEKEGHRFLLWNFRRSHRLLMEDLHTGFEARFVDGPSIDQHILIGNGQADFKTNISRL
- the LOC118264686 gene encoding sodium-independent sulfate anion transporter-like isoform X1, whose protein sequence is MDADDPRRPLLGNAQANSRLRRVAAKLCSIESWKRRLPITIWLPKYSFEYLLRDAIAGITVGLTSIPQGIAYAMVAGLPPQVGLYSSIFPGLMYMLFGSCKDVTVGPTAILAALLAKYVARSADFAYLAAFLSGCFILLLGILQLGFLLDFISKPVISGFTTAAALQISASQLKSLFRISGSSGNTFFDAIINFFENIKTVQLWDTVLGISTIIALLLLKRATIKVSETATPFASRMAACWLNVVRARNALVVFAAAILAFILNLKDITPFALTGTIHGGLPKFGPPPFSTVVNNQTLNFEDMLAVFGGEGIVMPLVAILESIAIAKAFAGSTTVDATQEMLAIGMCNVVSSFAQSMPSTGSFTRTALNHASGVVTPAGCFFKAMLVLLAVTLLADAFYFIPRATLAGIIIVAMFSLMEVTIIKQLWRNSKLELCVYAVTVVCGAACGLEYGILAGAAADVARALARAARPPLHGTAFKVGNQDCVSLSLPGCLSYASAEHVQHKVRRLVSPAAAVVVMDGRHLYAMDLGVAENLVSVIVDLEKEGHRFLLWNFRRSHRLLMEDLHTGFEARFVDGPSIDQHILIGNGQADFKTNISRL